Genomic segment of Thermus sp. LT1-2-5:
AGTCCTATCTGATCCAGGATGCTGGCCACCAGGCCCAGGTGGCCCAGGTCGTACACCTGTAGGTTGGGTGTGGTTTCCATCCCAAAATCCTAAGGCCAAGGGAGAGGGGTGCGGAATGTCGGTGGCAGGCAAGCTCCGGGAAATCCTAGCCCAAGACCCCGAGGCCCAGTTCACCCTGCTGGTGCCCGCCGTGCCCCCGCCGGGCTGGGTGTACGAGGAGGAAGAGGTGAAAAAGCGGGCGGAAGCCGAGGCCCAGGTAGCCAAAGCGGCTTTAGAGGCCCAGGGCATCCCCATCGCCGAGGCCAAGGCGGGGGACGTCTCCCCCCTCCTGGCCCTGGAGGAAGAGCTCGCCACCCACCCGGGCGCCTACCAGGCCATCGTCCTCGCCACCCTGCCCCCGGGGCTTTCCCGCTGGCTTAGGCTGGACGTGCACACCCAGGCGGAGCGCTTCGGTCTGCCGGTGATCCACGTGATCGCCCAGGAGTAGTTTGGGCCGCTTCTCATCCTGAGGGCATATACTTGGCCCGGTGCTGGGCCGTTACGTCCTCCAAGAGGTTTTGCTTCCCTACCTGGTGGGGGTCCTCCTCTTTGTAGCCCTTCTCACCTTTGACCTCCTCTCCAGCCTCTCCGGGGTCCTCCTGAGCCGGGGGGCTGGGGCGGAGGAGATCCTCCGCCTCATCCTCCTCCGCCTCCCCTGGACCCTAAGCCTGGCCCTGCCCCTGGGCCTGGTCTTCGCCCTCTTGGTGGGGCTATCCCGCCTCATCCGCCAATCCGAGCTCAAGGCGGCCTACGCCGGGGGGGTGCCGCCCTTGGCCCTCCTACGCCCCCTCCTCCTCGTGGCCCTCCTGGTGGCCCTCGTCAACCTGGCCAACCTGGCGGAGGTGCGGCCTAAGGCCCTCGAGGCCTACGACGCCCACCTCTCCCGCCTCCTCTACGGCGAGGGAAGCCTAAGCGGGGTGTTGCGCAAGGAGCTCTACGCCCCCCCGGGCCTCGGGGTCTACTACGCCGAGGAAATCCGCCCCGAGGGAAAGGCGAACCACCTTTACGGGGTGCGGGTGGTGGACGAAGGGGGCCGGGTCTATAGCGCTGCGGAAGGGGTGTGGGACAAGGAGGGCTGGCACCTACG
This window contains:
- a CDS encoding LptF/LptG family permease; the protein is MLGRYVLQEVLLPYLVGVLLFVALLTFDLLSSLSGVLLSRGAGAEEILRLILLRLPWTLSLALPLGLVFALLVGLSRLIRQSELKAAYAGGVPPLALLRPLLLVALLVALVNLANLAEVRPKALEAYDAHLSRLLYGEGSLSGVLRKELYAPPGLGVYYAEEIRPEGKANHLYGVRVVDEGGRVYSAAEGVWDKEGWHLRGYVLEGKTPKAFQGTLPFPAQFRPKESLGSRDPYDTSTLRELWERGKVERSARFALHRRLADALGALFLGWVAAALGLTFREAAWAFLAVVLLIFGYYVLWTLSAQLARYDVSPWLAHLPNLVYGALALFLTWRLR